In one Chitinophaga sancti genomic region, the following are encoded:
- the mutS gene encoding DNA mismatch repair protein MutS: MAKSKSEETPLMQQHKAIKTRYPDAVLLFRVGDFYETFNEDAVIASKVLGIVLTKRANGSASYVDLAGFPHHSLDTYLHKLVKAGYRVAVCDQLEDPKTVKGIVKRGVTEMVTPGVAVNDKILENANNNFLAAVHLHDDAAGVAFLDISTGEFFVAQGTIEYADKLLQSFKPAEVLYAKQQQKNFRQHFGTKFYTYTMDEWIFTSTYAHEVLLKQFETHSLKGFGVDGLNDAIIAAGAALHYLRDTEHPHLQHITNIQRIEQDDFLWMDRFTIRNLELLGSSVENGHTLLTTIDTTVSPMGARLLKRWLIFPLRDINQINERLDVVEYFIKENDLAKNLSHHLKQTGDLERLVSKIPLKKINPREVMSLARALQQVCGVKSMLEKVPHPYLAKLAMNMDGCNEILDRILREITETPPILVSKGEVIQMGIHTELDSLRKIARSGKDYLLQIQQKESEITGIPSLKIAFNNVFGYYLEVTNAHKNKVPETWIRKQTLANAERYITPELKEYEEKIVGAEEKILALEAQLFEELLSALQPFIKPIQQNAQVMARLDCLLSFANNAVQFKYRRPNITDGFHLDIREGRHPVIERGLPPGENYVANDIMLDKESQQIIILTGPNMSGKSALLRQTALITLMAHMGSFVPAAAAEIGLTDKIFTRVGASDNLSGGESTFMVEMNETASIINNITPRSLVILDEIGRGTSTYDGISIAWSIVEYLHDMTSAKPKTLFATHYHELNELENKHARIRNFHITNKESGNKVIFLRKLAPGGSRHSFGIHVAKMAGMPPKLIDRANEVLAHLEEKQIGGPMQEHVKHISGPAQKVQLSIFDAHSDTFKHIRDMLDNVDINRLTPVEALLKLSEIKNLL, translated from the coding sequence ATGGCGAAAAGCAAATCGGAAGAAACCCCACTGATGCAACAGCATAAGGCTATTAAAACCCGTTACCCGGATGCCGTGCTTTTGTTCCGCGTGGGCGATTTTTATGAAACCTTCAATGAAGACGCAGTCATAGCCTCCAAAGTATTGGGGATCGTGCTGACCAAAAGAGCAAACGGTTCTGCCTCTTACGTTGACCTGGCTGGTTTTCCACACCATTCACTGGACACATACCTCCACAAACTGGTAAAAGCAGGATACCGCGTTGCGGTCTGTGATCAACTGGAAGATCCCAAAACTGTAAAAGGAATTGTAAAACGTGGCGTTACCGAAATGGTGACACCCGGGGTTGCCGTAAATGACAAGATCCTCGAAAATGCCAATAACAATTTCCTGGCAGCTGTTCATCTTCATGATGACGCAGCCGGCGTGGCTTTCCTGGATATCTCCACCGGTGAATTCTTTGTAGCACAGGGTACCATTGAGTATGCTGACAAACTCCTGCAAAGCTTTAAACCGGCCGAAGTACTTTATGCCAAACAACAACAGAAAAACTTCCGGCAGCATTTTGGTACTAAGTTTTATACATACACCATGGATGAGTGGATCTTTACTTCCACTTATGCACATGAAGTACTCCTCAAACAATTTGAAACACATAGCCTGAAAGGCTTTGGGGTAGATGGTCTTAACGATGCCATCATCGCTGCCGGTGCTGCACTACATTACCTGCGCGATACAGAACATCCTCACCTGCAACACATTACCAACATCCAGCGCATAGAGCAGGACGATTTCCTGTGGATGGACCGGTTCACCATCCGGAACCTGGAACTGTTAGGCAGCAGCGTGGAAAACGGGCATACCCTGCTCACCACCATCGATACTACGGTAAGCCCTATGGGTGCCCGCCTGCTGAAACGCTGGCTTATATTCCCGCTTCGCGATATTAACCAGATCAATGAACGGCTGGATGTGGTGGAGTACTTTATCAAAGAAAATGACCTCGCCAAAAACCTGAGTCATCACCTCAAACAAACCGGTGACCTGGAAAGGCTGGTATCCAAAATTCCTTTGAAAAAGATCAACCCAAGGGAAGTGATGTCGCTGGCCAGGGCGCTGCAACAGGTGTGTGGCGTAAAATCAATGCTGGAAAAAGTACCTCATCCCTACCTGGCCAAACTGGCTATGAACATGGATGGGTGTAATGAAATACTGGACAGGATCCTCCGCGAAATTACGGAGACACCACCTATCCTGGTGAGCAAAGGTGAGGTGATACAGATGGGTATTCACACCGAACTGGATAGCCTGCGCAAGATAGCCCGTTCCGGCAAGGATTACCTGTTGCAGATCCAACAAAAAGAATCTGAGATCACGGGTATTCCAAGCCTGAAAATAGCATTCAACAACGTATTCGGTTACTACCTGGAAGTGACGAATGCACATAAGAATAAAGTACCTGAAACCTGGATCCGTAAGCAAACGCTGGCGAATGCAGAAAGATATATTACACCTGAGCTGAAGGAATACGAAGAAAAGATTGTAGGTGCGGAAGAAAAGATCCTGGCGCTGGAAGCACAGCTGTTCGAAGAACTGCTGTCAGCCTTACAACCTTTCATCAAACCGATCCAGCAGAATGCCCAGGTGATGGCAAGATTAGACTGCCTGCTGAGTTTTGCAAACAATGCGGTACAGTTTAAATATCGTCGTCCGAATATTACAGATGGCTTTCATTTGGATATCCGGGAAGGCCGCCATCCTGTCATTGAGAGAGGATTGCCGCCGGGAGAAAATTATGTAGCGAATGATATTATGCTGGATAAAGAAAGCCAGCAGATCATCATTCTTACAGGTCCAAACATGAGTGGTAAATCTGCCCTGTTACGTCAAACGGCACTGATTACACTGATGGCACACATGGGTAGTTTTGTACCTGCGGCGGCGGCGGAAATCGGGTTGACAGATAAGATCTTTACCCGTGTAGGCGCTTCTGATAACCTGAGTGGCGGCGAATCTACGTTCATGGTAGAGATGAATGAAACGGCGAGTATTATTAACAATATTACACCGCGTAGCCTGGTGATACTCGATGAGATCGGGCGTGGTACCAGTACCTACGATGGGATCTCTATTGCATGGAGTATTGTGGAATACCTGCATGATATGACTTCGGCCAAACCAAAGACCTTGTTTGCCACGCACTATCATGAGTTGAATGAACTGGAGAACAAGCATGCACGTATCAGGAACTTCCATATTACCAACAAGGAATCTGGCAATAAGGTGATCTTCTTAAGAAAGCTCGCACCGGGTGGCAGCAGGCATAGTTTTGGTATTCATGTAGCGAAGATGGCAGGTATGCCACCAAAGCTGATTGACAGGGCAAACGAAGTGTTGGCACACCTGGAAGAGAAGCAGATTGGTGGGCCTATGCAGGAGCATGTAAAGCATATCAGTGGTCCTGCACAGAAGGTGCAGCTGAGTATTTTTGATGCGCACAGCGATACGTTTAAGCATATCAGGGATATGCTGGACAATGTGGATATTAACAGGCTGACGCCGGTGGAGGCACTGCTGAAGTTAAGTGAGATAAAGAATTTATTATAA
- a CDS encoding RNA methyltransferase, with translation MDELGRKTIEEFRAAEKTPLVLVLDNVRSMHNVGSVFRTADAFLTQGIILCGYTPVPPHRDIQKTALGATETVHWQYYNTTVEAVNALKEAGYRVLAIEQAENSIMLDQFQMNNDQPLALVFGNEVAGVDAAVMKLVDGCIEIPQLGMKHSLNISVSTGIVVWDIFVKLKK, from the coding sequence ATGGACGAACTAGGCCGCAAAACAATCGAAGAATTCAGGGCCGCCGAAAAAACACCACTCGTACTCGTACTGGACAATGTCAGGAGCATGCACAATGTCGGCTCCGTATTCCGTACCGCCGATGCCTTTTTAACGCAGGGCATTATACTGTGTGGCTATACCCCCGTTCCTCCTCACCGCGATATTCAGAAAACCGCCCTCGGTGCTACTGAAACCGTACACTGGCAATACTATAACACCACTGTAGAAGCAGTAAACGCCCTGAAAGAAGCTGGTTACCGTGTGCTGGCTATCGAACAGGCGGAAAACAGCATTATGCTTGACCAGTTCCAGATGAACAACGATCAGCCCCTGGCCCTCGTATTTGGCAACGAAGTAGCTGGTGTAGATGCAGCAGTGATGAAACTGGTAGACGGGTGTATTGAGATCCCTCAGCTGGGTATGAAACACTCTTTGAACATATCTGTTAGCACAGGTATCGTAGTTTGGGATATCTTTGTAAAGTTAAAAAAGTAA
- a CDS encoding UbiA-like polyprenyltransferase, producing the protein MITTVNKYLSLVKFSHTIFAMPFALTGFFMATAKAGYSFSWQLFVLVVLCMVFARSAAMAFNRWLDVDIDKINPRTAKREIPAGVITKKNALLFIIINCAAFITTTWFINMICFVLSPVALIVVLGYSYTKRFTALCHMVLGLGLSLAPIGAYLSVTGHFAALPILLSCLVLCWVSGFDIIYSLQDEDFDRSQALNSVPAWLGKAGALHFSEGLHVVAGALAITIGLMGQFHWLYAIGAAVFIIMLISQHLLVKPNDLSKVNIAFMTTNGIASVVFAIFAIADMLFLA; encoded by the coding sequence ATGATTACGACTGTAAATAAATACCTCTCGCTTGTAAAATTCAGCCATACCATATTCGCCATGCCTTTTGCGCTGACGGGTTTCTTTATGGCTACAGCAAAGGCTGGGTACTCGTTCAGCTGGCAACTGTTTGTACTGGTAGTATTATGTATGGTGTTTGCAAGAAGTGCGGCAATGGCCTTTAACCGCTGGCTGGATGTGGATATCGATAAGATCAATCCCCGTACCGCAAAACGCGAGATCCCTGCAGGTGTGATCACTAAGAAAAATGCCCTGCTGTTTATCATTATCAATTGCGCGGCATTTATTACCACCACCTGGTTTATCAACATGATTTGCTTTGTCCTCTCACCGGTTGCTTTGATCGTAGTGCTGGGATATAGTTATACCAAGCGCTTCACCGCTCTGTGCCACATGGTACTGGGCTTAGGCTTATCACTGGCTCCTATCGGTGCTTACCTGTCAGTAACGGGCCATTTTGCGGCATTGCCTATCCTGCTGTCCTGCCTGGTGCTCTGCTGGGTATCCGGTTTCGACATCATCTATTCTCTCCAGGATGAAGATTTCGACCGTTCTCAGGCCCTTAATTCCGTGCCTGCCTGGTTAGGAAAGGCAGGTGCCCTGCACTTCTCCGAAGGACTGCATGTGGTAGCAGGCGCATTGGCTATTACCATTGGATTAATGGGGCAGTTCCACTGGTTGTATGCTATCGGGGCAGCTGTGTTCATTATAATGCTGATCTCTCAGCACCTGCTGGTAAAACCAAACGATCTGAGTAAGGTGAACATCGCGTTCATGACCACGAATGGTATAGCAAGCGTGGTATTTGCCATATTTGCCATTGCTGACATGTTATTTTTAGCTTAA
- the ruvX gene encoding Holliday junction resolvase RuvX, producing MGRILAIDYGKKRTGLAVTDPLQIIATGLTTIPSQTLIPYLKKYFETEQVEMILIGEPKNLDGSDTDATALVAECVRILKKNFPAMPLKQVDERFTSKMAFQTMIDSGLKKKDRQNKGLVDEISATIILQEYLRSK from the coding sequence ATGGGAAGAATACTGGCAATAGATTATGGGAAAAAGCGCACCGGCTTGGCGGTCACAGATCCTTTGCAGATCATTGCAACGGGGCTCACCACCATTCCTTCACAAACGCTGATCCCTTATTTAAAGAAATACTTTGAAACTGAGCAGGTAGAGATGATCCTGATAGGGGAGCCAAAGAACCTGGATGGGAGTGATACAGACGCGACTGCTTTGGTAGCCGAATGTGTGAGGATATTGAAAAAGAATTTCCCGGCAATGCCCCTGAAACAGGTAGATGAGCGCTTTACATCTAAAATGGCCTTTCAGACCATGATAGATAGTGGCTTGAAGAAGAAAGACAGGCAGAACAAGGGCCTGGTCGATGAGATCAGTGCTACGATTATATTACAGGAATACCTCCGTTCTAAATAA
- the def gene encoding peptide deformylase: MILPIVAYGHPVLRKVCEDITPEYPDLNKLIANMWETMYASSGVGLAAPQINRPIRLFVIDSEQIINNLEDDEKDEYPGDAGVKRVFINAQIINTGGEDWPYNEGCLSIPKVREDVYRPETVTIKYVDENFQPHEDTFTGVTARVIFHEYDHIDGKLFIDHLKPLKRRMIKSKLDDISKGKIKMDYKMIFHK; the protein is encoded by the coding sequence ATGATTTTACCAATCGTCGCCTACGGCCATCCGGTACTCCGCAAAGTGTGTGAGGACATCACACCAGAATACCCAGATTTAAACAAGCTGATCGCAAATATGTGGGAAACCATGTATGCGTCCAGCGGAGTAGGCCTCGCAGCACCCCAGATTAACAGGCCCATCCGCCTTTTCGTAATAGACAGCGAACAAATTATCAATAACCTGGAAGATGATGAAAAAGACGAATACCCTGGCGATGCCGGCGTAAAACGTGTTTTCATCAACGCACAGATCATAAACACCGGTGGCGAAGACTGGCCTTACAACGAAGGTTGCCTCAGTATTCCGAAGGTAAGAGAAGACGTATACCGTCCTGAAACCGTCACCATTAAATATGTGGACGAAAACTTCCAGCCGCACGAAGATACCTTTACCGGTGTCACAGCCCGCGTTATCTTCCATGAATATGACCATATAGATGGTAAATTATTTATTGATCACCTGAAGCCACTCAAGCGCAGAATGATTAAAAGCAAGCTGGATGATATATCAAAAGGAAAGATCAAGATGGATTACAAAATGATATTTCATAAATAA
- a CDS encoding RNA polymerase sigma factor, which produces MGAALTYTEAELVTGLKSRNEKFFGYLYDHYSPALYGIALKVVVDESLAGDVLQEIFLKIWRGIDRYDTEKGRLFTWMVNIARNTAIDTLRSKGHKLGQKVQEIGNNSLIIDQLAVHPSVDHLGLAKVVEQLNKEQRVIIDLAYYKGCTQDEISKILDIPLGTVKTRMRNAIIQLRNILKQM; this is translated from the coding sequence TTGGGAGCAGCACTTACATATACTGAAGCCGAACTGGTCACTGGATTAAAATCCAGGAATGAAAAGTTTTTCGGTTATTTATATGATCATTATTCACCGGCATTGTATGGCATCGCCCTCAAAGTGGTGGTCGATGAGTCACTGGCCGGGGATGTGTTGCAGGAAATCTTTCTCAAAATCTGGAGAGGCATAGACCGTTACGATACGGAAAAAGGCCGTCTGTTCACCTGGATGGTGAACATAGCCCGCAATACAGCTATCGATACCCTCCGCTCCAAAGGCCACAAGCTGGGCCAGAAAGTTCAGGAAATAGGAAACAATTCCCTTATAATAGATCAACTGGCGGTACACCCGTCTGTTGATCACCTGGGATTGGCCAAAGTAGTGGAACAGTTGAACAAGGAACAACGTGTTATCATAGACCTGGCCTACTACAAAGGCTGTACACAGGACGAGATCTCCAAAATTCTGGATATCCCGCTTGGTACGGTCAAGACCAGAATGCGTAATGCGATCATACAATTGCGGAATATTTTAAAACAGATGTAA
- a CDS encoding anti-sigma factor, translating to MDVQRYISSGIIENHVIGLVSEAEHREMEAAIRQHPEVKAAVDAVQQDLEKYVMMLAKKPPVDLKKQILERLKDDTAAEEPVTPIAQPVASDEEIPVIDYTPQTPVSPLKIWQYAAAAAFTLLVASVVMNIAYYTKYNDSQNQYASLQNNQASFTTEKDSLSAQLNHAREELKMMKDPAFKWIKMLGTPKHQGIIATICWNPESKATFILAQKLPEPPPDMQYQLWAIVNGKCIDAGVFATGELATAMQKVKDVVTAQAFAVTLEKKGGSPSPTLDQMFVAGKVAG from the coding sequence GTGGATGTTCAACGTTACATATCATCCGGTATTATTGAAAACCACGTGATCGGTTTGGTCTCCGAAGCGGAACACCGCGAAATGGAGGCAGCGATCCGGCAGCATCCTGAAGTAAAGGCTGCTGTAGATGCTGTACAGCAGGACCTGGAAAAATACGTGATGATGTTGGCGAAGAAGCCACCTGTAGACCTGAAAAAACAAATACTTGAGAGACTAAAAGACGACACTGCTGCTGAAGAGCCAGTTACTCCGATAGCTCAACCCGTTGCATCCGACGAGGAAATTCCTGTAATCGACTATACACCCCAAACCCCGGTTTCCCCTTTAAAGATCTGGCAATATGCTGCCGCTGCCGCATTTACCTTGCTTGTAGCCAGTGTGGTCATGAACATTGCCTATTACACCAAATACAACGATTCCCAAAATCAATACGCCAGTCTTCAGAACAACCAGGCCAGTTTTACCACCGAAAAGGATTCCCTCTCGGCACAACTGAATCATGCCCGGGAAGAACTGAAGATGATGAAGGACCCTGCTTTTAAATGGATAAAAATGCTGGGCACGCCCAAACACCAGGGCATCATAGCCACCATTTGCTGGAATCCTGAATCGAAAGCCACATTTATACTCGCACAAAAGCTTCCAGAACCGCCACCTGATATGCAATACCAGCTATGGGCAATCGTCAATGGCAAATGTATAGATGCGGGGGTATTCGCCACCGGCGAACTCGCCACCGCTATGCAGAAAGTCAAAGACGTAGTTACCGCGCAGGCATTTGCAGTTACCCTCGAAAAGAAAGGCGGCAGTCCAAGCCCTACACTAGACCAGATGTTTGTAGCTGGAAAGGTGGCTGGATGA
- a CDS encoding RNA polymerase sigma factor yields MESAFTYTESELIQGLKAKDQKVFSYLYDRYSPALYGVALKVLNDESNASDCLQEVFMKIWRNIDRYDESKGRLFTWMLNITRNTAIDTLRSKAHKMDQKIQDIGDDVHLYTGNLAVHPSVDHLGLSKVLEKLTKEQRIIIDLAYYKGCTQEEISRLLEIPLGTVKTRMRNAIIQLRNLLKLV; encoded by the coding sequence TTGGAATCCGCGTTTACATATACGGAATCTGAGCTGATCCAGGGCTTAAAAGCTAAAGACCAAAAGGTGTTTAGTTACCTGTATGACCGTTACTCTCCTGCATTGTACGGCGTTGCACTCAAAGTGCTCAACGACGAAAGCAATGCAAGTGATTGTCTGCAGGAAGTATTCATGAAAATCTGGCGAAACATCGATCGTTACGACGAAAGTAAAGGTCGATTGTTCACCTGGATGCTGAATATTACCCGTAATACAGCCATTGACACACTTCGTTCTAAGGCACATAAAATGGATCAGAAAATCCAGGACATCGGAGATGACGTACATTTATATACAGGCAATCTGGCTGTACACCCTTCCGTTGACCATCTCGGACTCTCCAAGGTTCTGGAAAAACTGACAAAAGAACAACGTATCATCATTGACCTTGCATACTACAAAGGTTGCACCCAGGAAGAAATTTCCAGGTTGCTGGAAATCCCGTTGGGTACTGTAAAGACAAGGATGCGCAACGCGATCATTCAATTAAGGAATCTGTTAAAATTAGTTTAA
- a CDS encoding anti-sigma factor, with amino-acid sequence MNANSYISSGLIEAYVSGLASSNEREELEQAIAQYPELAAEYQSCQQDMEQYIIYQSVTPPATLKERLFTQLDTEETARANGTYVDEDAIPETPVRKILVSSAWRWVAAASILLLVGSALLNYNQYTQYNGLQQRFDAMVVSNTSIASETNVYRTRLEQAEQNLHIVQDPSMKTVKMPGTKTFPTALATVYWSQTSKEVFVMVNNLPQPSSDKQYQLWAIVNGKPVDMGVFETGTAAKLMQKMKSVDNAEMFAVTLENKGGSPEPTLDQMYAAGKI; translated from the coding sequence GTGAATGCAAACAGTTACATATCTTCTGGGTTAATTGAAGCCTATGTAAGCGGACTCGCTTCCTCCAACGAAAGGGAGGAGCTGGAACAAGCCATAGCACAATACCCGGAGCTTGCTGCAGAATACCAAAGCTGCCAGCAGGATATGGAGCAATATATCATCTACCAATCAGTCACACCACCTGCCACCTTAAAAGAAAGGTTATTCACACAGCTCGATACTGAAGAAACGGCACGCGCCAATGGTACTTACGTCGATGAAGACGCAATACCAGAAACGCCTGTACGTAAAATCCTCGTCAGCAGCGCATGGCGCTGGGTAGCTGCTGCATCCATCCTTTTACTGGTAGGAAGTGCGCTGCTAAATTATAACCAGTATACACAGTACAACGGTTTACAACAGCGCTTTGATGCCATGGTGGTGTCCAATACCTCCATCGCATCAGAAACCAACGTATATCGTACAAGACTGGAACAAGCCGAACAAAATTTACACATTGTGCAGGACCCTTCCATGAAAACGGTAAAAATGCCGGGAACAAAAACATTCCCGACTGCACTCGCTACCGTTTACTGGAGCCAGACTTCCAAAGAAGTTTTCGTAATGGTCAATAACCTGCCACAACCTTCTTCTGATAAACAATACCAGCTGTGGGCCATCGTAAATGGTAAACCCGTTGATATGGGCGTTTTTGAAACAGGCACCGCCGCAAAACTTATGCAGAAAATGAAATCTGTCGACAATGCGGAGATGTTTGCCGTTACTTTGGAGAATAAAGGCGGTAGCCCGGAACCAACTTTAGACCAGATGTACGCAGCAGGTAAGATATAA
- a CDS encoding gliding motility-associated C-terminal domain-containing protein: MRNLYPFLVFLLVLLGSTTAQASTPFTYNTTCQNDSIRFIIATADRAGIDSVKWYYGDPASGKYDSSKAINGVHLYNTLGDYTITLVAYRSGVEDISTNTITVVAPVPYDFGPTDSTLCEGTTITLTAPYVAGAAYMWQDSSTSQSIVVDSMQTYKVKINGCLVPDSMNVFYTPRPEIELGNDVILCLGETLQLDATAQNCTFSWNTGATTPDIIVHSDTARAAFTYIVNANAKGCGTFIDSIRIAFGGTVHPYSLGPDTLLCPGETVIINGATSGATAYLWSTGATTPTVSASRPADLWCYATINNTCNVIDSIRVRYNALRNVNLGNDTIICKGEKLVLTADFGTGTYRWQDTSKQATYYVTKTGYYYVRAQIGRCVSSDTVHVQIEDTLRVSLGRDTVLCSGEVYTLYPKGAGSNYKWQDSSTVSVFKVNTAGIYAVVAQNTCGTAIDSVEVGFKDCDCQVWLPSGFSPNGDGNNDLFRPKYKCPLQSFSISVYNRWGAQIYYTTDPDIGWTGTRNGTRVPVGTYVYVMEYTVQKSGEHVRKTGAITLIR, translated from the coding sequence ATGAGAAACCTATATCCCTTTCTAGTATTTTTGCTCGTTTTACTCGGTTCAACCACCGCGCAGGCATCTACGCCCTTTACCTACAATACCACTTGCCAGAATGATAGTATTCGTTTTATCATCGCCACTGCAGATCGTGCCGGAATTGATTCCGTTAAGTGGTACTATGGTGATCCGGCATCAGGCAAGTATGATTCTTCCAAAGCCATCAACGGGGTTCATCTTTATAATACCCTGGGCGATTACACCATTACCCTGGTTGCTTACCGGAGCGGTGTGGAAGACATTTCTACCAATACGATTACCGTCGTAGCTCCCGTACCTTACGATTTTGGCCCTACCGACTCTACTCTCTGCGAAGGAACAACTATCACCCTGACGGCTCCCTATGTAGCCGGGGCCGCTTACATGTGGCAGGATAGCTCTACCAGCCAGAGTATAGTGGTAGATTCGATGCAGACCTACAAGGTAAAGATCAATGGCTGCCTGGTACCCGATTCTATGAACGTGTTTTATACGCCTAGGCCGGAAATAGAACTGGGGAATGATGTGATCCTTTGCCTGGGCGAAACCCTGCAGCTGGATGCCACTGCCCAGAACTGTACCTTCTCCTGGAACACGGGCGCGACGACTCCTGACATCATTGTACACAGCGATACTGCCCGTGCCGCTTTCACCTATATTGTGAATGCAAACGCCAAAGGTTGTGGTACTTTTATCGATAGTATCCGTATTGCATTTGGAGGTACTGTGCACCCATACTCACTGGGCCCGGATACTTTACTTTGTCCCGGCGAAACGGTGATCATCAATGGCGCCACCAGTGGTGCCACCGCTTACCTCTGGAGCACAGGGGCGACTACACCTACCGTCTCGGCAAGCCGTCCGGCGGACTTGTGGTGCTATGCCACGATCAATAATACCTGCAATGTAATTGATAGCATCCGTGTTCGCTACAATGCCCTCCGCAATGTAAACCTGGGTAATGATACCATCATCTGTAAAGGTGAAAAGCTGGTATTGACCGCCGATTTCGGAACAGGTACCTACCGCTGGCAGGATACGAGTAAGCAGGCTACCTATTATGTGACCAAAACAGGATACTATTATGTGCGTGCACAAATTGGCCGCTGTGTAAGCAGCGATACCGTGCATGTACAGATTGAAGATACCCTGCGGGTAAGCCTGGGTAGAGACACGGTATTGTGCAGCGGGGAAGTATATACCCTGTATCCTAAAGGTGCAGGTAGTAATTATAAATGGCAGGACAGCAGTACTGTTTCTGTCTTTAAAGTCAATACAGCAGGCATTTATGCCGTGGTAGCCCAAAATACCTGTGGCACTGCGATTGATTCAGTAGAAGTAGGTTTTAAGGACTGTGATTGCCAGGTATGGTTACCAAGTGGCTTTAGTCCGAATGGGGATGGTAACAATGACCTGTTCCGGCCGAAATATAAATGTCCTCTGCAGTCGTTCTCCATTAGTGTGTACAACCGCTGGGGAGCACAGATCTACTATACAACAGATCCGGATATTGGCTGGACCGGTACGAGGAACGGCACCCGGGTACCAGTTGGCACTTATGTGTATGTGATGGAATATACGGTACAGAAGTCAGGGGAACATGTGAGGAAAACAGGAGCAATTACACTTATACGTTGA